The Phaeobacter sp. A36a-5a genomic interval ACTCGAGGCTGATGCCATTGCCGCCGTGCATGTCGCGGGCGTTGCGGGCGATCTCAAGCGCCTTGCCGCAGTTGTTGCGCTTGACGATGGAAATCATCTCAGGCGCTGCATTGGCTTCGTCCATCAGGCGGCCAACCCGCAATGAGGCCTGGAGCCCAAGGGTGATTTCGGTCTGCATATTGGCGAGTTTCAGCTGGAACAACTGGGTGTTGGCCAGCGGGCGGCCAAACTGCTTGCGATCCAGACCGTATTGACGGGCGGCGTGCCAGCAGGCCTCTGCCGCACCCATCGCCCCCCAGCTGATGCCGTAGCGCGCGCGGTTCAGACAACCGAACGGACCTTTCAGCCCCTCGACATGCGGCAGCAGCGCGTCGTCGCCGACCTCGACGCCATCCATGACGATTTCGCCGGTGATCGACGCGCGCAGCGACGCCTTGTTGGCGATCTTGGGAGCCGAAAGCCCCTTCATGCCTTTTTCCAGAACAAATCCGCGGATCTTGCCGCCGTGGGCCTCGGACTTGGCCCAGACCACAAAGACATCGGCGATGGGCGCGTTGGAAATCCACATCTTGGACCCGGTCAAACGATACCCGCCATCGGTTTTCTCGGCCCGGGTTTTCATGCCGGCGGGATCCGAGCCCGCATCGGGTTCGGTCAGGCCAAAGCAACCGATCCACTCACCGGAGGAGAGTTTGGGCAGGTATTTCTGGCGCTGTTCTTCGCTGCCATATGCGTAAATGGGATACATCACCAGCGAGCTTTGCACCGACATCATCGAGCGGTAACCGCTGTCAACGCGCTCGACCTCGCGTGCAACCAGACCGTAGGAGACATAGCCTGCACCAAGGCCGCCGTATTGTTCCGGAATGGTGGTGCCGAGCAGACCCATCTCGCCCATCTCGCGGAAGATCTCGGGATCGGTTTCCTCGTTTTCATAGGCACTTAGAACCCGAGGCTGAAGTTTTTCCTGAGCATACGACCGCGCGGAAGCTGCGATCATGCGTTCATCTTCGCCCAGCTGATCATCCAGACGCAGCGGGTCTTCCCAGTTGAACTGGCCGAGATCCGGGGCATCTTTGGCGCGCAATGCGGGTTTTTCGGTCATTTGTCATCACCTTCCTGATCCAAAACTTGCCGCCGACCTTAACCTTGCGGTAAGAGGAATGACAGCGACAGAACCACAAGCAAACATTACAAAAGCTCATACATGGCCACGCCGAGACGCTTTCTCCCCTCAATTGCCGCGCTGCGCGCGCTAGAAGCGCTGGACCGTCTGGGCAGCGCCTCTGCCGCGGCGGATGAATTGGCTCTGACGCAAGGCGCTGTCAGCCGCCAACTGCAGGCGCTGGAACGACAATTGGGCGTGGATCTGGTGCGGCGGGACCAGAAGCGGCTCATGCTCTCGGCAGAAGCGCAGACTTACGCCGCCGAAATACGTCAGGCGCTCAATCAGATCGCGCAATCGACGTTGCGGGTTCAGGCCGCGCCGCTGGCCGGCACGCTCAACCTGGCCATTCTGCCGGCCTTTGGGATGCGCTGGCTGATGCCGCGCCTGCCGGAATTCGCGCGGCTGCACCCGGATGTGACCATCAATATGTCGACCCGGCTTGAACCGTTTAATTTTGTCAGCGAAGGCTTTGATGCGGCGATACATTTTGGCACTGCTGACTGGCCCGGAACTGACGCGCTGCTGCTGAAGCACGAACAGATGTTGCCAGTCTGCGCGCCGGAGCTTCTAAACGGTCGGCAGATCGAGACCGCGGGAGATATCACCGCCCTGCCCCTGTTGCATATCCAGACCCGTCCAAAGGCCTGGCAGCAATGGTTTGAGACCCATGATATCGCGTTGAAGGATGGATTATCCGGTACCATGTATGACCAATTCGCAACCATTACCCAGGCTGCACTGCATGGGCTTGGGGTGGCTTTGATGCCGGATTATCTGGTGGAGCAGGATCTCGCAACGGGCCGTCTGGTGGCGCTCTACCCGACAGCAACCGAGAGCAAGGGCGCCTATTATCTGGTCTGGCCAGAGGCCCGGTCAAAGGATCCCGCCCTGATCAAGTTCCGTAACTGGCTGGCAGGTCAGGCGCAGCCGGAAGACCCGTTGCCGCGATAGATCGGCTGATCAATTAGCGAAGCGCGGCCCCGGGAAATCCCGTAAGCCGCATATTTTTCAAGTAGTTAGATTGCTACCCTAACGCGTAGCCCGCGCCACGGACCGTCCGCACCGGGTCAGATCCGCCGTGTTGGGTCAGCGCCTTGCGCAGCCGGCCGATATGGACATCGACGGTGCGTGTATCGACATAGATATCGCGTCCCCAGACCCGGTCCAAGAGCTGCTCGCGGCTCCAGACCCGGCCAGGTTTCTCCATGAAGGTGGAGAGCAGGCGAAACTCGGTCGGGCCAAGTTTGAGGGGCGCCTCGGCCCGGCTGACCTTATGAGTCTCGGCGTCCAGCACGATATCGTCAAATTCCAGCCGCACCCCGACGGTCGAGGGGCGCACCCGCCGCAACTGCGTGCGCACGCGGGCCATCAGTTCGATCACCGAATAGGGCTTCACCACGTAATCATCGGCGCCGGTTTCCAGCCCGCGCACCTTGTCGACCTCTTCCGAACGGGCCGACAGCATGATGATCGGAATGTTCCGGGTTTCGGGGCGCGACTTCAGCCGACGGCAGACTTCGATGCCGCTGAGATTGGGCATCATCCAATCGAGCACGATGATATCGGGCATGTCCTCTTCGACAACCAGCAGCGCCTCTTCGCCATGTTCGGCGCGCAGCACACGAAACCCGTCGGCCTCAAGATTATAGGAAAGAACCTCGCGTTGGGCCAATTCGTCCTCGACCACCAGAACGGTGGGTTGGTCGGCAGCCATGGTCAGACCTCCTGCGGCACAGAGGATGTCGTGTCGGCTTTCTGCCGGTCATCCTCGGGCTTGTCGCCGGTCACCAGATAGACCACCTGTTCGGCAATCGAGGTGACATGATCGCCCATGCGCTCGACGTTCTTGGCGATAAAATGCAGGTGCATACAGGGGGTGATGTTGCGCGGGTCTTCCATCATGAAGGTGAGGAATTCGCGGAACAGCGCGTTGTACATCTGATCGACGTCTTTGTCGCGGGCGATCACGTCCTGCGCCAGTTCCACGTCGCGCTGGATGTAGGAATCCAGCGCGTCCTTCAGCATCAGCTCGACCTCGCGCGCCATACGGCGCATGGCGGCGGCGCTCTCAGAGACGCTGGGCCCCTGCGCCAGAACGGCGGTGCGTTTGGCAATGTTCTTGGCATAATCGCCGATACGTTCGAGATTGCCGGAGATTTTCATCACCGACAGCACCAGCCGCAGATCGACCGCAGCAGGCGCGCGGATGGCGATGACGCGGGCGGCTTCTTCGTTGATCAGCTCTTCCAGCCCGTCGATGGCCTTGTCGCCGTTGCGCACCTGCTGGGCGAGCTCCTCGTCGCGGGTTTCGAGTGCACGAGCGGCGTCCATGATGGCGGCCTCGACAAGGCCCCCCATTTTCATGATCTGCGCCTGAATGGCTTCCAGATCCCGGTCGAAGGCGGATGCGATATGTTGCTCTGGCATGTCTTTGGTCCTCACGATCAGCCGATGCGGCCGGTGATATAGCTTTCGGTGCGGGGATCTTCGGGATTGGTAAAGATCTGGCCGGTCGCGCCAAACTCCACCAGGTTGCCGAGGTGGAAGAAGGCGGTTTTCTGGCTGACGCGCGCGGCCTGCTGCATCGAGTGGGTGACGATCACCACCGAATAGCTGTTGCGCAGCTCGTCGATCAGCTCTTCGATCTGGGCGGTTGCAATCGGGTCCAGCGCCGAGCATGGCTCATCCATCAAGAGCACTTCCGGCTCCGTCGCGACGGCGCGCGCAATGCACAGGCGCTGCTGCTGGCCACCGGACAGACCGGTGCCGGGCGCGTCCAGGCGATCCTTCACCTCATCCCAGATGGCGCCACGGCGCAGGGATTTCTCGACGATCTCGTCCAGCTCGGCCTTATTGGCGGCCAGGCCGTGAATGCGCGGGCCATAGGCAACATTGTCGTAGATCGACTTGGGGAACGGGTTCGGCTTCTGGAACACCATGCCAACCTTGGCGCGCAGCTGCACAGGGTCGACGCGATTGTCGTAGATATCCTCTCCGTCGATCGAGATATCACCGGTCACGCGGCAGATGTCGATGGTGTCGTTCATCCGGTTCAGGCAGCGCAGGAACGTGGATTTGCCGCAGCCCGACGGACCGATAAAGGCGGTGACGGTGTTGTCTTCGATCTCGACGTTCACGTCCTTGATCGCGTGGGCCTCGCCGTAATAGACATTCACATTCTTGGCGGCGATCTTGGTTTTTTCTGTGTGCACGTCTTTGTCCAATGCAGTCATCTGGTTCATTTCGGCTGCCCCTCTTACCAGCGGCGTTCAAAGCGGCGGCGCAGGATCACGGCCACTGTGTTCATGGTCACGAGGAAGATCAACAGGATGATGATACCGCCCCAGGCGCGTTCGTAAAATGCCGGATCGGCACGTTTTGCCCATTCGTAGATCTGCGCGGGCATGGCGGAATTTGGCGCCAGCAGGCCGTCGGCAATGGTTTCCGGCGCGTTGGAGGCGATGAAGCCCACCATGCCGATCAGCAGCAGCGGTGCGGTCTCGCCAAGGGCCTGCGCCAGCCCGATGATGGTGCCGGTGAGGATCCCCGGTGCCGCCAGCGGCAGCACATGGTGGAACACCGCCTGCATCCGCGAGGCCCCCACTCCCAGCGCCGCGTCGCGGATCGACGGCGGAACAGCCTTCAATGCGGCGCGGGTTGAGATGATCACCGTTGGCAGGGTCATCAGCGTCAGCACCAGACCGCCGACCAGCGGTGCCGACATCGGCAGGTGCATGTAGTTGATGAACACCGCAAGGCCGAGGATACCTAACACGATGGACGGCACCGCCGCGAGGTTGGAGATATTCACCTCGATCACGTCGGTGAGCCAGTTCTTCGGTGCAAATTCTTCTAGATAGATCGACGCCGCGACGCCAATCGGCAGCGCCAGCGCGAGCACCACCAGCATCATGAACAGCGACCCCATCATCGCAACCCCCATGCCCGCGGCTTCGGGGCGCGCGTCAGACGCATCCGCACCGGTGATGAAATCCAGGTTGAAGGTCTTGGCCACGATCCCCGCCGCAACCAAGGCATCGACCAGATCCAGCTGTTCGGAGGAAATGCTCTTGTCATTGGCGATGCTGTCACGGCTGACCCGGCCCTTGAGGTAGCCGTCGACACGGCTGGAGGCGAGGAAGCGGAACACAACCGTTTCGCCAATCTGGTCGGAGTTGGCCAGCACAAAGCTGCGCAGCTGCGCGGCGGCGTCCTTGGACAAGAGGCCCGCCAGTTCCTTGGGCTTGAGGCCGGTTTGGATGCCAAGCTCGGCCACCTTGGTTTCCATCGCGTTCTTGATCAGCGGCGCGTAGCCAAAGGTGGTCACCTTCTTGATGGCCTCCAGATCACGGGTGCCGGATTTGTCGAGCTTGCTTTCCAGCAGCTCCACCTCAAGCGTGATGAAAGTCTGTTGAAAGGCACCGGTGCCCCGGCTGACGATGGTGAACACCAGCACAGCGAGCATCAGCAGGCCAACCGCGATTGCGGCCATGCCATAGCTGCGAAAGCGGCGCTCGGCGGCGTTGCGCTTGCGGGTGCGATCCGATTGCTGCAACAGCGAGCCTGCATGGCGCCGTTCGGCACCAGCGTTTGGCCCAGGAGTGTTTCCCGGAGTGTTTTGGCTGATATCGGTCATTAGTCGTACTGCTCCCGGTATTTGCGCACGATATAGAGCGCCAGGACATTCAGGCCGAGGGTCAGCACGAACAGCGTGAGCCCCAAGGCAAAGGCAACCAGCGTTTCGGGGCTGGCAAAATCCGTATCACCCGTCAGCTGGCTGACAATACGGGTGGTGATCGTGGTCATTGATTCCAGCGGGTTGAGCGAAAACTTGGCAATCGCCCCTGCCCCCATCACGACGATCATCGTCTCGCCAATGGCGCGTGAGGCCGCCAGCAGCACCGCGCCGACGATGCCCGGCAGCGCCGCCGGCAGGACCACCTGGCGGATGGTTTCCGATTTGGTGGCGCCAAGCCCGAGCGAGCCATCACGCATCGCCTGCGGCACTGCGTTGATAATGTCGTCAGAGAGCGAGGAAACAAAGGGGATCAGCATGATGCCCATCACCAGTCCGGCGGTCAGCACCGAGGTCGCACCACTCATCCATTCGACGCCCAGCAGACCATCCTCACCCTGGCCAAAGACCTTGACCAGCAGCGGACCAACCGTCAGCAGCGCAAACAGGCCGTAAACGATGGTCGGAATACCTGCGAGGATTTCCAGCAGCGGTTTGGCAAATGCGCGCGTGGTGCTGCCGGCGTATTCTGAGAGGTAGATGGCGGCAAACAGGCCCACAGGCACCGCGACAGCAAGGGCGATTGCAGAGATATAAAGCGTACCCCACAGCAGCGGCAGGATCGACAGATCGCTGTCGCCGCGGAAATTCGGCGCCCATGTGGTGCCAAAGAAGAAATCTGACCAGGCGTGAAGGCCAAAGAAGTTGATGCTCTCAAACAGCATCGAGAAAACGATACCAACCGTGGTCAGGATCGCGAGGCTGGCCGCCAGAACCAGCAGTGCCATGATCCCCTGTTCCACCACATTGCGGGCGCGGAAATCCTTATGCGTGCGGCCATAGGCCCAGGCAAAGCCGACAATCGCCAGAAGACCGACGATCACCGACATGATGATCTGGCCTTTGTTTGACTGGCTGCGATAGCTCTGGGCCGCGCTCAGAACCTCCGGGCGGACTTCAGACCCGAGGGCGACGCCGATGTCGCCGAGGCGGGCACGAATATCCGTTTCACCGCTGTCGAGGCTGCGCGCCTCATCCGGCGAGAGCAGCCCCTGCGCCACCGCCTGATCCAGCCCATCGGCAAGACGGCGCACGTCGCTCATCACCAGACCCAGAGTGGAGTTCTCCGGCACCATCTCGGCGGGGATCATCGCCGAGACGCGATTTTCGATCACCATGGGCTGGGCCAATGTCCAGATCGCCAACACGGCAAGGGCAGGCACCAGCGCGCTGAAGGCCACGTTGTGACCATAGTAGGCCGGCAGGGAATGCAACGCCTTGGCGTCGCCCCCGGCCGAAGCAAGCGCACGCTTGCGCCCAAGCACAAAGCCCAGCCCCGAAAGGGCGATCAGGGCAATAACGAGCCAGACTGTCGGCATCAGCTACTCCGTTTGAGTGGGGCGGAAACTCCGCTCCTGCGGCGCCGGACGCGCCGACATGCAGGGGTATTTCATTTGGTGGTCGTGAAATGGGCCGGAGCAACCCTAGATGCCCCGGCCCGTTGTCTCATTCTGGCCGAGCGATCAGGAATTGCCGCCCATGACCTCTTCTTCGGAAACCACGGCTTGTGTCTTGCTCAGCTCGGGGTCGGCAACCAGACCGTATTCCGCCAGCGGGCCATCGGGACCGGCCACTTCATCGGCGACGAAGAATTCAGCATATTCCTTCAGGCCGGGGATCACGCCGATATGGGCTTTCTTCACGTAGAAGAACAGCGGACGCGATACCGGGTATTCCCCTTCGGCAATGCTCTCGGTGGTGGGAACCACGCCGGACATGGTGGCAACCTGCAGCTTGTCGGTGTTGTTCTCGTAGAAGGCCAGACCAAAGACGCCGATACCGTCCTTGTTGGATTCAATCCGCGCCAGGGTCTCGGTGTAGTCGCCGTCGATGTCCACCGACACGCCATCGGTGCGCAGAGAGATGCAGGCTTTCTCGGCGGCTTTCTTCTTGGCCTTGTCGCTGTCGCCTTCGGCGTGGGCCAGCAGGTGTTCGAATGCGCCGGTGGCTTCACAGCCCGCCAGGATCACCTTGTCTTCGAAGACTTCACGGGTGCCGTGCTTGGTGCCGGGGATGAAGGCCTGGATGTTTTGTGCCGGGAAGGCGCTGTTGACGTCGGCCCAGGTCTTGTTCGGGTTGGCGACCATTTTGCCATCAACCAGGATTTCGTCGGAGAGCGCCAGGAACCAGTCGGTCGGCGTGTATTCAAAGGCGTTGCCCTTGATGTCATTGGCAAACACGATGCCGTCATAGCCGATCTGAACTTCGATGATGTCGGTCACGCCGTTTTCGGCGCAGGCCTTGATTTCCTTGTCCTTGATGCGGCGCGATGCGTTGGCCACGTCGATGGTGTTTTCACCAACACCTTCGCAGAACCGCTTGAGGCCAGCCGAGGACCCACCGGATTCGACAACCGGTGTCGGGAAGTCGAAGTTCTCGCCGAAGGCTTCGGCCACGATGGAGGCATAGGGCAGAACGGTCGAAGAACCGGCAACCTGAACCTGATCGCGCGCTGCCGCAGCAGTGGCAGAAACAGCCGAAATGGCCAGGGCGGATGCGGTGAGTTTCACAAAGGACATCTGTGTCTCCTTGGGTGTCAATTTTCAGGATCATCCCGTGATGATCTTGCGCCCTCACCTAAGGGCGGCGCGTGAGCCTTTTGTGACAGCTATGTAACAGCTGTATGACAAACCCGGATTTCTGGCGGATTTTTGTGACAAAACGCTCCGGGTGCCCCGGCTTTTGTTAATCGCTGGCGGCTGTTGGCGCGGCTTAGGCCACATCGGTGCCCCGGTGGCCGGTTCAGCGCGGTAGGATGACGGTAAAGACGGTGCCAGTGGCGGCGCTGCTTTCAACCCGCAGGCGGCCGCGATGGCGGTTGACGATATGTTTGACAATCGCAAGCCCCAGACCGGTGCCGCCCTGCTCTCGGGATCGGTGGGTATCCACCCTGTAGAACCGTTCGGTCAGGCGCGGCAGATGCACGGGGTCGATCCCGCTGCCATTGTCAATTACCTCGACCCTGACAGCAGCGGCGCGGACCGCTGGATCACGATCACGGGTCCGCAACCGCAGCGTGACGTGATCGCCGCCATATTTGATCGCGTTCTCAACCAGATTGGTGAAGACCTGCTGCAACTGGTCTGGATCGCCGGTAACGGCGGTTGGCGTCTCCGGTATGTCGAGCGTCAGCTGCACCTCGGCGGCCTCTGCAACCGGCTCCAGCGATTTCAGGGTCGAGGCCAGATGAGCGCCGAGATCCAGTTGTTCGCGCGGGCGCACCCGCTCCTCGCTTTCGACCCGGTTCAGCGACAGAAGATCACCAACCAGCCGGTTCATCCGATTGGCTTCATCCTGCATGATCTGCAAAAACCGATCCCGTGCCGCAGCATCATCGCGTGCAGGACCGCGCAGCGTTTCGATAAACCCCATAAGCGCAGTGAGCGGCGTACGCAGTTCATGGCTGACATTGGCGACAAAATCACGCCGCATCTGGCTCGCCTGCTCGCGCTCGGTGATATCCGTGAGGCTGATCAGCGCCGCGCCGCCATTCACGGCGCCGATGCCCGGCACATAGCGCAGGGCCACCTCAAACGTGGTGTCCTGTGCGCCATCATTGGACAGGTGACGCGCGGTTTTGGCGCTGCGGTCGTAAAGGCAGCTTTCGATCGCCGTGGCCACATTGGGCTGGCGCAGGATGGTGGCGAAATGGCGCCCGACCAGATTGGCGCCCAGCAGCGTGGTCGCCGCCGCATTTGCGGCGATGAACCTTTCGCTTTGATCGACCAGCACAGCTGGCAAGGGGATGGCCTCCATGAAACCGTTAATCAGATCGTCAGTCATGTGCCCCTCGCGTTTTAGCTGTGCCGGCCGTGTTACAAATCAATTGTAACTATGACATGGCAGCCGCGACCGCTTCGGTGAAGACAGCGCAGAGCGTTGCCGGATCCTCAAGCCCGACCGAGACGCGGAAGAACCCTTCGCTCAGCCCCAGTTTGGCGCGATCCTCCGCGCTGAGGGCGCGGTGCGAGGAAGAGGCCGGATGCGACAGCGTTGTGCCCACATCGCCAAGGGTCGGGGCAAAGTTCAGCCCATCTGCCGCCCGGGTAAAGGCATTGGCGGCAGCGCGCCCGCCCTCAAGCTCGAAGCTGACCATATTGCAGCCCCTGCCCTCCAACAGCGCCATTGCGCGCTCGTGATCGGGATGATCCTTGCGGGTCGGGTAGATCACCCGCTTCACCCCCGGCAGCCCCGCCAGATGGTCCGCCAGCGTCACCGCCGTGGCCTGCGCGCGTTCAAACCGCAGCTCGAACGAGAGCATACCGCGTTCGGCGAGCCAGCAGTCGAACGGGCTGGGCGTCATGCCGGTGGTCACCACATAGACGCTGAGACGGGTGTTGATCTCAGGATCCTTGGCCACGACATAACCGAGCATCACATCGGAATGGCCGGCCAGCAGCTTGGTGATTGAATGGATGACGATATCGGCGCCGTGGTCAAAGGGACGAAAGCCCCGCGGCGTGGTAAAGGTATTGTCCACCACCAAGAGAATATCGCGATCCTTGCAGAGCTGGGCCAGCCCGTCGATATCGGCGACGGCAAGCGTCGGGTTTGACACCGCCTCGACCAGGATCATCTTGGTTTCGGGGCGGATCGCGGCCTCCACTGCGGCCACATCACCGGGATTGGCCAAAGTGGTTTCAATGCCCAGACGCGGCAGATCCTCGGCCATCAGGCGCATCGACCGCCCGTAGAGCTGATTGCCGCCAATCACGTGATCGCCGGTTTTCAGCAGGCCCAGCAGAACGGCCGAAACCGCCGCCATGCCGGAGCCGGTCACGACACCGCCGGGCATACCTTCCATCGCATCCAGCCGCTTGGCGACCACATCGGCATTGGGATGGCCTTCGCGGGAGTAGGTATAGCCGTGCACCCGCCCTTCGTACTGGTCATCAAGCGCATCCGGCGTTTCGCTGGCATAGACCACCGACGGGCTGAGCGGTGTCACAACCGGATGGCTCGCGCTGAAGGGCAAGGGATCTGGCCGCATCAGCGACCCTTTGGAATTTCTCACGTGTCAGACCTCTGTCAGTTCGTCGCGAAAACGACGCATGTTTTCCTGGTAGTGCTCAGCGCTCTGGCGCAGCGACTGCACCAGAGCCTCGTCAACATCCCGGACAATCTTGCCGGGTGCGCCCATGACCAGAGAGTTATCTGGGATTTCTTTATTCTCTGTAATCAGGGCGCCCGCACCGATCAGGCAGTTCTTGCCGATCCTGGCACCGTTCAGAATGGTCGCACCCATTCCGATCAGGGAGTTGTCGCCAATGGTGCAGCCATGCAGCATCACCTTGTGGCCGATGGTGCAGTTTTCACCAATGGTCAGCGGGTAGCCTGCGTCAATGTGCATGACGCAGTTTTCCTGCACGTTGGAGCCGCGACCGATACGGATCTCTTCGTGATCGGCCCGGATGGTGGTGCCAAACCAGACCGAGGCCCCCTCCTCCAGCACCACAAGGCCAATCAGGTTGGCGTCGGGCGCGACCCAGGTGTCGGCGTGGATGTTCGGGGTCTTGTCGCCCAGGGCATAGATGGTCATGACAGCTCCTCAAATTCGCTTTGCAGGCCGCGCACGTGGTCCATCAGATGGGGCTGCTGGATCCGGCGCAGGCGGGTGGCGGTGATAATTGTCTTCAGCTGTGCCTCGGTCGCGTCGAGGTCATCGTTGATCAGCACGTGGTCATAGCTGCCCCAGTGGCTGATCTCGTCCCAGCTTTTCTCCATCCGGCGGGTGATCGTAGCGGCATCGTCCTGCGCCCGGCTTTCCAGACGACGGCGCAACTCCAAGATCGAGGGGGGCAGCAGGAAGATCGACAGCGTGTGCTGGCCCAGATCCGAGTTGCGGATCTGCTGGGCGCCCTGCCAGTCGATATCAAAAAGCACGTCGCGCCCGCTATCAATCGCCGCCTTTACCGGCCCCTTGGGCGAGCCGTAGAAATTGCCGAACACATGAGCGTGTTCCAGCATGTCGCCTTCGCTCACCGCAGTTTTGAAGGCATCGGTGGTGATAAAATG includes:
- the phoU gene encoding phosphate signaling complex protein PhoU, which gives rise to MPEQHIASAFDRDLEAIQAQIMKMGGLVEAAIMDAARALETRDEELAQQVRNGDKAIDGLEELINEEAARVIAIRAPAAVDLRLVLSVMKISGNLERIGDYAKNIAKRTAVLAQGPSVSESAAAMRRMAREVELMLKDALDSYIQRDVELAQDVIARDKDVDQMYNALFREFLTFMMEDPRNITPCMHLHFIAKNVERMGDHVTSIAEQVVYLVTGDKPEDDRQKADTTSSVPQEV
- the pstC gene encoding phosphate ABC transporter permease subunit PstC, producing the protein MPTVWLVIALIALSGLGFVLGRKRALASAGGDAKALHSLPAYYGHNVAFSALVPALAVLAIWTLAQPMVIENRVSAMIPAEMVPENSTLGLVMSDVRRLADGLDQAVAQGLLSPDEARSLDSGETDIRARLGDIGVALGSEVRPEVLSAAQSYRSQSNKGQIIMSVIVGLLAIVGFAWAYGRTHKDFRARNVVEQGIMALLVLAASLAILTTVGIVFSMLFESINFFGLHAWSDFFFGTTWAPNFRGDSDLSILPLLWGTLYISAIALAVAVPVGLFAAIYLSEYAGSTTRAFAKPLLEILAGIPTIVYGLFALLTVGPLLVKVFGQGEDGLLGVEWMSGATSVLTAGLVMGIMLIPFVSSLSDDIINAVPQAMRDGSLGLGATKSETIRQVVLPAALPGIVGAVLLAASRAIGETMIVVMGAGAIAKFSLNPLESMTTITTRIVSQLTGDTDFASPETLVAFALGLTLFVLTLGLNVLALYIVRKYREQYD
- the phoB gene encoding phosphate regulon transcriptional regulator PhoB, producing MAADQPTVLVVEDELAQREVLSYNLEADGFRVLRAEHGEEALLVVEEDMPDIIVLDWMMPNLSGIEVCRRLKSRPETRNIPIIMLSARSEEVDKVRGLETGADDYVVKPYSVIELMARVRTQLRRVRPSTVGVRLEFDDIVLDAETHKVSRAEAPLKLGPTEFRLLSTFMEKPGRVWSREQLLDRVWGRDIYVDTRTVDVHIGRLRKALTQHGGSDPVRTVRGAGYALG
- a CDS encoding substrate-binding domain-containing protein, giving the protein MSFVKLTASALAISAVSATAAAARDQVQVAGSSTVLPYASIVAEAFGENFDFPTPVVESGGSSAGLKRFCEGVGENTIDVANASRRIKDKEIKACAENGVTDIIEVQIGYDGIVFANDIKGNAFEYTPTDWFLALSDEILVDGKMVANPNKTWADVNSAFPAQNIQAFIPGTKHGTREVFEDKVILAGCEATGAFEHLLAHAEGDSDKAKKKAAEKACISLRTDGVSVDIDGDYTETLARIESNKDGIGVFGLAFYENNTDKLQVATMSGVVPTTESIAEGEYPVSRPLFFYVKKAHIGVIPGLKEYAEFFVADEVAGPDGPLAEYGLVADPELSKTQAVVSEEEVMGGNS
- a CDS encoding sensor histidine kinase encodes the protein MTDDLINGFMEAIPLPAVLVDQSERFIAANAAATTLLGANLVGRHFATILRQPNVATAIESCLYDRSAKTARHLSNDGAQDTTFEVALRYVPGIGAVNGGAALISLTDITEREQASQMRRDFVANVSHELRTPLTALMGFIETLRGPARDDAAARDRFLQIMQDEANRMNRLVGDLLSLNRVESEERVRPREQLDLGAHLASTLKSLEPVAEAAEVQLTLDIPETPTAVTGDPDQLQQVFTNLVENAIKYGGDHVTLRLRTRDRDPAVRAAAVRVEVIDNGSGIDPVHLPRLTERFYRVDTHRSREQGGTGLGLAIVKHIVNRHRGRLRVESSAATGTVFTVILPR
- the pstB gene encoding phosphate ABC transporter ATP-binding protein PstB; this encodes MNQMTALDKDVHTEKTKIAAKNVNVYYGEAHAIKDVNVEIEDNTVTAFIGPSGCGKSTFLRCLNRMNDTIDICRVTGDISIDGEDIYDNRVDPVQLRAKVGMVFQKPNPFPKSIYDNVAYGPRIHGLAANKAELDEIVEKSLRRGAIWDEVKDRLDAPGTGLSGGQQQRLCIARAVATEPEVLLMDEPCSALDPIATAQIEELIDELRNSYSVVIVTHSMQQAARVSQKTAFFHLGNLVEFGATGQIFTNPEDPRTESYITGRIG
- the pstA gene encoding phosphate ABC transporter permease PstA, yielding MTDISQNTPGNTPGPNAGAERRHAGSLLQQSDRTRKRNAAERRFRSYGMAAIAVGLLMLAVLVFTIVSRGTGAFQQTFITLEVELLESKLDKSGTRDLEAIKKVTTFGYAPLIKNAMETKVAELGIQTGLKPKELAGLLSKDAAAQLRSFVLANSDQIGETVVFRFLASSRVDGYLKGRVSRDSIANDKSISSEQLDLVDALVAAGIVAKTFNLDFITGADASDARPEAAGMGVAMMGSLFMMLVVLALALPIGVAASIYLEEFAPKNWLTDVIEVNISNLAAVPSIVLGILGLAVFINYMHLPMSAPLVGGLVLTLMTLPTVIISTRAALKAVPPSIRDAALGVGASRMQAVFHHVLPLAAPGILTGTIIGLAQALGETAPLLLIGMVGFIASNAPETIADGLLAPNSAMPAQIYEWAKRADPAFYERAWGGIIILLIFLVTMNTVAVILRRRFERRW
- a CDS encoding acyl-CoA dehydrogenase, with protein sequence MTEKPALRAKDAPDLGQFNWEDPLRLDDQLGEDERMIAASARSYAQEKLQPRVLSAYENEETDPEIFREMGEMGLLGTTIPEQYGGLGAGYVSYGLVAREVERVDSGYRSMMSVQSSLVMYPIYAYGSEEQRQKYLPKLSSGEWIGCFGLTEPDAGSDPAGMKTRAEKTDGGYRLTGSKMWISNAPIADVFVVWAKSEAHGGKIRGFVLEKGMKGLSAPKIANKASLRASITGEIVMDGVEVGDDALLPHVEGLKGPFGCLNRARYGISWGAMGAAEACWHAARQYGLDRKQFGRPLANTQLFQLKLANMQTEITLGLQASLRVGRLMDEANAAPEMISIVKRNNCGKALEIARNARDMHGGNGISLEFGVIRHMVNLETVNTYEGTHDVHALILGRAQTGLQAFF
- a CDS encoding LysR substrate-binding domain-containing protein, producing the protein MATPRRFLPSIAALRALEALDRLGSASAAADELALTQGAVSRQLQALERQLGVDLVRRDQKRLMLSAEAQTYAAEIRQALNQIAQSTLRVQAAPLAGTLNLAILPAFGMRWLMPRLPEFARLHPDVTINMSTRLEPFNFVSEGFDAAIHFGTADWPGTDALLLKHEQMLPVCAPELLNGRQIETAGDITALPLLHIQTRPKAWQQWFETHDIALKDGLSGTMYDQFATITQAALHGLGVALMPDYLVEQDLATGRLVALYPTATESKGAYYLVWPEARSKDPALIKFRNWLAGQAQPEDPLPR